The Mytilus galloprovincialis chromosome 11, xbMytGall1.hap1.1, whole genome shotgun sequence genome contains the following window.
tcactgacgagtttttttttttagacgaaacgaaCAACTGTTTTAGCCTGTTATCTACGACGAGGTTATTGACTTGCGAATATTGAGATATTCTAATCCAAGCCATACTGTTATATTACTATTATAACCTATTTTGTTAAGTACAGTTCTCAAATAATTTAAGATACTGAAGTTATTCATACCAGtgtgaaaaagataaaaagattaataaaaaaacgtagacttccttaataaatattttgagacaaacgtaacaaaatttattataataaagtAGTGGTGCATGTTTATCACCATTCAGCCAATCAAAATTACCGTATAAAATCTGTCATCGCAGAGATTTCGAACAGctgatatgaaaagaaaaaaaaaatttcaaataaaccaCCCACCAGAACAACACTATAAGAGTAAGTCacaaacttttttcatttttcattttatgtttattCTACTGACTAGGTAGAATATAACACCATTAATAGGACATCCCCTCAAAATGAAGCTATCCACGACGACACTGTCCATGGTTAAgacattctttaatttatttcttatttattttataggTAAAATAAGACACAATGAATAGGACATCTCCCTTCAAAATGAATATATCCACGACGCCACTGGCTATGGTTAAGACGGACAACACAGCAGATATGGTAAGCGTTGCCAAGGAGATGCACTGGTATAGCAGCGTGGTCTTTGGTACTTTCTTCGTGGTAGTTGGTCTTATTGGGAACATGCTCTCCATGATTACCTGGAACCGAAAGTCGCTTAGGTCATCAACTGGTACTTACCTGATAGCACAAGCGGCAGCAGACATGAGCGTCCTTATCTTTTTCTTCTTCACCGACTCATTAGCAATGATGGACCCAGATATCAAGAGAGATGACTCTTATGGAATGTTCTATTCTTACGTAGGATATCCTATATTTTACTTGGCGATTATCATTAGTATATGGATGACCGTTGGCGTCACTGTGGACAGATATATACAAGTCTGTTGGATCAGTTACTCAAAAGTAAGTGTCAGCTCACGCCTTGTCCTTGtgttattgtttaaaatataaaatatcttttaaatgtaaatattcgTATATAACTGTAGTATTTTGAGTGTTACGTTcgtaaaacttagtacacactcAAAACTCGTGACTATAAGGCCGTACAAAAAAAGTATAAGTGATTAGTATTTCAATAACATTGCGATAAAAGCGGTAAACGTAGGCAgttggatttttttatttcatgtatatgGGTAGACCTCTATCTTTCTGACAATTCACTAAAACAGTGCCAATAAAATTTAAggcttacaaaaaaaaaattcaagtgtAATGAGGACAAAGTACGATAACGGGTCCTTTTTGCCTTGTTCTTCATTGAAATTCAACCTttagatttaaaatttatattttttaatttgataaaattaagaaaaaagaaaacccAAATaagggaattaaaaaaaaatcaaacaaaaatataaaacttacgGATTATCCTGTCATGGTTTATGCAATAATAAAgtcaaaattaaaacattttttttatacgttttaaTAAAAATGCCATAGCAATTCTGTTTTTTTACTTGGAAATATGGAATGCAAATAGTTAAAAGCAGCGTTATTTCAAAGCAAACTACACCTTCGTCCATGCACAGATAGTTTAATTACTACTAGGTAACATTGGCCCACTGACAAAAGGCCATCTGGTtgtcaaaattatacatttttgacTCATTATTCGTAGAATATGTAAATTATTGCTATAATTGGACAGTTTTGTTATGTTGTCAGCGAATGgaatttagggagctaccatttgatttttatgggggggggggggggggggggggctaggatgaaatttgaaaaaaaataggcaggacaggagttttgagtaaaaaaaaggcaggatgagacacttgcaaaaaaaaaaaaagtcaggacgacaattttggtaaaaaaaagtcaggataaactaaaaaaaaagaaggcaggaccgaacagagtgaaaaataaaaaggcaggacagagattacaactaaaaaaaaaagcaggacaaaatgtTTCaccctagcccccccccccccccccccctaaaaatcaaatggtagctcccttatcatGAACTGATTTATTTGTAGTCGATGTGTAACCACAAGAGATCCTTATCTGGAATAGGAATCATAAGCTTGCTCTGTTTCCTCATAAACATTCCTCACTTCTTTACATACGAACCAGTTCACGAACGTAACTTAACAGATGATGCGTATGTAATGACGGAATTCGGCAAAGGACATGGAAGTCAAAGCTATGAATTCTGGGTACACTGCATGTTCCTTGTTCTGGTACCCTGGGTTACAATCTTCTGTTTGAATTTGATGATCATAAAACAGGTTCTGAAAACCGGCGCTAAAATGAGTGACAGGAAAAGTGTGTACGCCAAGGAGAAAACCAGAAAGTCTGAGAACCAGCTGACGACCTTGCTTCTGACAGTGACCTTCACTTTCCTTGTCCTGATAGCATTGCAGTGCATCACTCAATGTTTCTTCATGCTGAAGCCGAAGACAGTGAGTATTAAGTCACTCTATATTCTATTCCACTTTTCAATTCGCTTACGTAGGTTCCGATCATATTCGGATTGTATTGATTTGTTCCAATCCTAGTCGAGTCTTCCCGATAACCCCCGAACGCATACTTTTCGTCCCGATTAGTTCCGATCCAAGTCGACCCATATCGAAATAAACATGCGcacttgttttttctttattggAAAATGCAACAATAAAGTTTTTACATTATTCTGTTTAACTGAATTGTGTAACAGCATAAACCTTAAACACGGAATCAAAGTCATTTATTTAAAAACGAAGGAGTTTTGTTATCATGCTCGTGTTTGTCATTAAATAAAACCCAGCAAGTTGTTTCTTTGACAGGGTTCTGATGGTCATTGTAAGGGGTTACATATTGGAATCAATTTTAGGCTTAGAGAGTCACAAAAAGATAGACTGAGACACCTTCAAATAACATGTGATTTTATCATCATTGAAGGAGATGACacgtttttttttggggggggggaaggggggggggtaatGTGATAAATAGGGGAGAGAGGAGAGTGGGGAAAATTACATAAATGGGACTCGGGGGAAATGAGCACTCCATGTCAACCCCTCATTATTAGGCTACACTGAAAATTTATTAACCTTTTATAGTTAGTAAATTCGAATTCCtataaaattgaactttgtttcagGAGGCCATAcagaaagggattaatatatataattgattgatttattagtAGTGTagtaaaaaattccaaagataaAATACCCTGGTGAATACATATAAATGTTTGACATTTGAATCATACAGATACGAAGGATTTAAACACCAAGCTAAAAATAACCTTTAAAAATTTGAACTGCTATTGAATACTAAATTGTCTACCATTTCTTTTTAGGTCAACTTTGAACTTGTAAACGAGGCTTTTGCTGTTGCAAAACTGGGTGTGATCATCAACTCCTCCATCAACTTTTTCTTGTACTGCCTCAGTGGACGTCGTTTCCGTAAGGAACTCTTCAGTATTATGGGATGGCGATTTACTTCCGGCGATCACAGCGATCTTTCTTCAGATAGAAGCGGATCCGGATCGGAATCGAAAACTTCAGTAATGTGAAGTTCCCACTGTACGGTATATTTATATACCTTGCAGTCTTACTTGGAAATTATGGATCGTTTTTCAAGTCTagttgtttttattcattatgaTGCGATTTTTTTTGTACCgtgaggaagaaaaaaaaatgtggtacatgtataaacataGTGACTATTTGTTTATGAATTGTTATCATGTATTGATTTTGTCAAGGTAATATGCTATCAAAATACATTAATACTCAAAACAAATAAGGGGGTAGATTGCGAATTGAAAGACTGGAAGAATTTAGCTTAGCGGGAGATGGAGATGAGAGAAACTTGAGAGAGGATCAGGAAAGAGAAGCGGGAGATATTAAGAAGTCTTAGATATTCATAATTTTCGTTATTGAATAATTTGGTTTTATTGGcagtttgaacatgttgaatttcgatttttcttttcttttaaattaatttactaCTATTATAGACTTAGGAATATTTAGAgcttaaaatattgtaaaaacacCATTTCTGTATATTGTTGAGAACGGTATATCACctttagatattttttgtaagttttttgtcgttaggttgctATCTCATTGCCATTCATTCCTTTTtgtgttttattcatataaaaggTAGACATTGTGATTCGAATGCCCGAAAATTGAGAAAAGATATAACCCGAACAATCCAGCCGGTTTATGACCGCGAGAGTGCGCTGTAAAGACAAGATCAAGTATACTTGGTCTGCTCCCACAACAACAGCAAACGTCTATTAGTATTTGTaaggtcaaaatttagaacaaCCTCGAACAtaattatctataatactaaaataacgaggtccaatttgtcagccgtcatcacgtaaaaacgatgaatcaaagagttcaactttatatataactaatatagtacaatggtgttgattaaaaattacaccactccaggtccctttgttttccacgtaattaatattgcctataattaagaagttccggatcgagtccgacaccgatatcaatagtatattcacctgttacctattaccttatctgtacgttacgcatctgacaggcgcaccaccaaacggtgtatttagaattttgctgtatactgttgagtaaCAAATACTCCATTTCAGgcctttttgttttccaaattattaatattaccaatataATTGATAGGTTCctggtcgacgggttcaaacagaaagattttgaaagcagagaaaactgtgcatcttataatcggcatgactttatcaggtgacaataccaatactaaaatgatctaaaataaggcatacgcatagtcatatactttaattcagtcacagacccgcgatatcacgggtgtatTCTAGTGTTATGTAAAAAGATGTTGTCTGTGTATTCAGTTTGCATTATCATCTATAAGGAATTGGATTGGGAtctccattttttattttttattttttatttttagacagTTAACCTCTATTCTTTTTTTGTCCatcattatcatttttttgtgtGCGTCCATTATGGCATTATTCCCGGTCTTTATATTTTGCCATCTAGTTTTTTCCGTTCTACATATATTTgcctgtttatctttttttttttttttaatatttcgcctttaatttttaaattgccCAGTATTTTCCATTGTGTAAAATCCACCCAGACCCTCATTGAAGAATTTTGTTCCTCTGTTTCAAAACAAGTTTTTATAAGactaaattgatagtatataaataaataagcagcagaaaaaaaaagagtccgtatgcttgttttcgagatataagccaataaaaatttggcgggaaataattctctctggACTTTtgttacatttaacattgacacattttttctttcaaaaacgaTCCAAAAGGAAACAAGGATTTGGTAAAATGACATTCTTAACTATATGTAATCAAACTATGacaagaaaagtaggggttagtgggcattttttttaatgacactATATAGATAggaccagaggattccgaaaatctggcaaaaattctaaaCCAACaggagcgaacatccttaataaaCCAACGTGTTGTGGTTTTTTCTTTGCGGTCCTTGAACATCATCCGAGaaaatgtttacatttaaaaAGGTCTATTTATTCTCATATCATTAAGAACGGACTATCTGCAGAAAGTCTCTTATATTTAGCTAGGGACTGATATCAAACCCTTTGACTATATATTCATTTATTCCTTTCAAAGGTGCGAACCACAATTCTATGTAAAACTAGTGTTACGTTGAGCTGATCTGTACAAACAGATATCGGCTCAATTTTCCGGATATTCCTTTACCAAGATATTTTCTGAAAACAATACAAGGATAAAGAATGtcaaactccccggcagttccagttccgatccgcatacgggcccgaatactactctacactaatggagtaaaggaaaacagttccggaacggaaacgatcactgtccggagtttgAAAGaatgtgagacaactatccaacataGGCCAAATTACGTAATATGAAAACAACtatgacaactataggtcaccgtattgCATTCAACTataagcaaaatcaaaagccttATTTATGTtccaaataatgaacgaaaaacaagtatgattATTATAAAAAGCGACGAGTTACAGCTTCTGAAACATGGACTCAAAACCACTAAAATTCAGGCTTTTCCCAAATACGATCGGATAAACAAGTCGTAAAACACTATACTTTTTAGTGGGACACgtgttttttaaattcaaaaagcaAGATGATTGTTATGAAATCCCGGTCCGTAAATATTTAGATCGGATTTAAGCAGCTAAATGTCCTTATACTGTATTCAAAAGCATAGGCCTGATATATGTTCCAAACAAGGTACGAATTGTGACAGACAACGACCAATTACAGCCTATGAAACATAGGCtcctaaaacaataaaatataggctTTTGTTTTCGATATATGATCGAATACCATGAAGTGCTATCAATTTGTTATTTAGCTTTTAAATTCTCCTAGTAACATTATTAGGAGCATACACAAAAGAAGCATtgatgagggccctcatggggtttttgattatgtgattacttggccgtttttttaatgattatttgattattaagccaaatatttcatgattatttgattacctaggactgtatttttagtttatgattatttgattactaaagataagcaaatatttaatgattatgtgattatattggcaaaaaatggtgattatgtgattactaggacccccccccccccccccatgaggggcctcattgaTGATAGGTTTTTTTCGTGAAGTATTTACACTCTTTAGTGGTACCTAATTTTATTTTACCAACAGGATCATTGTAATTATAGTTCGGCCCGTAAATTTAATACCGGTAtcttaaaagggagataatcatccTAAATCTTTCAACTCACCAACACTCAACTCGTTATATCGCATGTAGCTTTAACAAAATTCCTGAATAACGTAGCCGAACTAGGTATATCCCAAAACACAAAAGCGCCCTACATGTACTGTTTCACATAAACAAACTGATGTTTAGCGCGAATGATTTATCCACAAGTACAGACTACCTTAAATGGTCATGCTAGGTTTTCACCTTGAATTGTTCATCCATTGAACAATCATTTAGGTTTCATCTGATAATGTTCATCCACTGAACTGTTATTCCAATACATTTATTCTATATATGTACATGCCATGAACAAGCTTACAgttgtattgttttgttgttaaaaaataaagcacttgtgatttcataattatgttttgttttcattcctTTGTAGTTTGTAGTTGAAGCAAATTGCAATAAGCAGCTGCACACTAAGCGCATGATACGCCAGTCGCTTATAAAGAATAAAGTttaataacttctcaatgtcatatcagaaattcaTGAAAACTAAATTGGTTGTTttgataaggcagcaaccatttgattttctggaggGGGGGgttctatggtttttttttctggacaaattttttaatctatttttttcgcgacaagtcgaaaacattttttttctttcaatttgagcattacatatagtggcagctgagggtgaaacaaacaatttttttttctcagaatcaaaaacaaattatttttttctccaaaaactggaaacaaacttttttctccaaaaaaaaaacatagcccccccccccccccagaaaatcaaatggttgctgcctaaatataaaccagtcaccaaagtttcatgaaaacttcTCAAAGCTTCGCTATATAAAATCacataactcggaaacgtaaaatctaaaacttATTAAAGCCaaaaagggagctcatgtcagtATATATACACAATTAACAAAAGTTTCTTGCAAGTTGGTGAACGTGTTTATGAGTTATCGTCCGACATGTGGACGACGGATGGACGGAAACGGTGTCCCATAATACGTTTcgtaaacgggcgtataaaaacaagaCAATTATATATTTATGTGAATTTCCGGCGTTTTATCTTCAATTTGTTTGAAAAGAAACTTCATATAGGATATGAAATACCACAGGAAATTTAATTTTGGTTTTAGTTACGTGATTTAAGGAACATTATCGGAGGAAcaaacgaaataaaaacaaaaaacaaaacacagaaatCAACAGAAAAAAAGCCAAAATAAAATGGACCtgaaaaagttaattttatttttagattaaaTTAGAATGGTAAAAAAGGACATAATCATTCAAAATAACCTATAAAAATACCCACCCAAACTAACCCTTACACTTGCTTAccaatatttgtaaaattaagtACTGCTCCTATAACCTATAATAGTAACTTCCGGGATCAACATGATGTCAAGTTTTTCAAGTGAATCTTTTGACGTATACACGTGTTGATCTTCTTAATGTATTTCAAAAGCATTAAGATGAGTCTTTATGATTTACAGTGcgtaaattttgtttttacaagacGTAAATTCTGTTTTAACAGAGCGTTAATTCTGTTTTTATAGTGCGTAAATTCTGTTTTTACAGGGCGTAAATTTTGTTAACACATTAAAACCAACCCTTGGATTATATAAGGGAAAAGGTCTTACAAGCTATTCGCTTTTCTCAGAAACTAAGGGACTATGGAAAAGCTCactgttcgtacaccaaaatgaaaataatgttacaaTGCTTTAAACCAATCCCTTTAGTAtccacttttgaaaatattacccagaatgcattatatTCTGACCCCAGGAATTACCTGAAGACAGTTCGTATCATTTCGTGGTTTGTCGGAAAGAATACAAAAAACATACTAGATTATTTAAATTCCTTTTTATCACAATTTGATACAGGTtagtttttatttgtttggtAGATTGACGTGTTGAGTTTTATGTCCCATTTTACACTGCAGGCTATATCGTGGTAATCCGTTTTTATTTATGAAGGATGCCATATtttccaggggcggatgcaggaattttcgaaagggggggtgctaacccagggcacccagggcaaaggggggggtgcaaaacatatgtcccgatacaaatgcattgatcggcaaaaataaaggggggtgcgcacccccggaaccccccccccccccccctggatccgccactgtattttCCATGTTATAGAACCACCGACCtggcaatcctagtcaattacgACTAGAGTCGAACCAACTTCCGAAACAAGGTTGTCGGGTCTCCGAACTTTCCCGAAGTCCTGCGTTTAACATTTGATTGCCGAGTTTATGAGCTTCggtccttgcttggaagttgGAGTCGAACGTGGGAGTTTCGCTCTCTCAAACCCAGTAACCCTGGTAATGATAGAGGATACGAAATACTTAGAACCATCGGCCCGACCcccttttatattttaattcacgTAACACGCCGAACGTATGGGTTTCGAACTCACAAACATACACTTGTGTAATGTTGACATGCTAATAATATAGGATATGAACTAGTCAGAACCATCGACCACCGAGCCCCTGTTTTATATTGGAACATGAAGTTATTGTTTTAGTATCACTCTTCTATCACTGAGTAAAACACTGACTGAACTACAGAAGCCATGAGAAATGGCATAAATGTACAATATGGTCCgggaccacaattatttcgtagtgcatttcttttagaacataaatgaaaattaaaaaaatcccacctgcgctttctgaatgaaatttttacagcgtgttgtactacttttgcgacaaattatatcaaaattatagaaaacttcatcggctctaactcaaaatatggacaattttatatttagg
Protein-coding sequences here:
- the LOC143051618 gene encoding putative G-protein coupled receptor 139, which codes for MNRTSPFKMNISTTPLAMVKTDNTADMVSVAKEMHWYSSVVFGTFFVVVGLIGNMLSMITWNRKSLRSSTGTYLIAQAAADMSVLIFFFFTDSLAMMDPDIKRDDSYGMFYSYVGYPIFYLAIIISIWMTVGVTVDRYIQVCWISYSKSMCNHKRSLSGIGIISLLCFLINIPHFFTYEPVHERNLTDDAYVMTEFGKGHGSQSYEFWVHCMFLVLVPWVTIFCLNLMIIKQVLKTGAKMSDRKSVYAKEKTRKSENQLTTLLLTVTFTFLVLIALQCITQCFFMLKPKTVNFELVNEAFAVAKLGVIINSSINFFLYCLSGRRFRKELFSIMGWRFTSGDHSDLSSDRSGSGSESKTSVM